Within the Thermostichus lividus PCC 6715 genome, the region GTGGCTGTGGCGCAACTTCTCTACTCCCCTTTAGGTAAAGAACTATTAAATCAGGCGGCAACAATTATTCAAACCCAAGCTCGCCACAGTAATACCTATGCCCTCCGTGCTGCGCTGATTACTGCCGCTGCTGACCCCGAAGGTTTAACTGCCCTGAGCCTGATTCGCCACTATCCCTCGAGGAGCATCCGCGTTGACTTACAAAAAGGGTTGACCATTCTTAAAAACTTTCAAGCCACCATCCGTGAAACCGAAACAATTCTAGACGTGGTGCGGCAGCAGTCAGTGGTGGATGAGTGGCAGCAAAACGTCCCCGCAGTACAATCGCTACTACACCCCGGCGGGGGACGTTGGCTGGAAATGCCTTGGAGCGTTGAGGATCGCTCACCGCGTCGCTTACAGTTAACAGGACAGCCCCGTACCATTGAAGTGGATGTTTACTTGCCCCTTGTGGCTTCCCAGCAATTGGTGCCCGTGGTTGTTATTTCCCATGGCTTGGGGGCAAATCGCCACAGCTATCGCTATTTGAGCCAGCACTTGGCCTCCCATGGCTTTGCGGTGCTTGCCCTTGAGCACGCAGGAAGTTCTACGCGGCAACTTTTGTCTTTTCCGGTGGGTTATACCAGTGCCTATGCAGCGGCACAAGAGTTTCTGGATCGCCCTTTGGATGTCACCTTTGTTCTGAATCACCTCAGTGAATTTCCCGAGCAGTTACACCCATGGCAGGGGCGGCTCAACCTTGAGGGCGTTGCCATGATTGGTCAGTCCTTTGGCGGCTATACTGCCCTAGCCCTTGCAGGGGCGCGTCTTGACTTTGAACAGTTGGCGCGCCACTGTCCCAGTAACATTCTGGATTCGTTTAATGTGTCGCTGTTGTTGCAGTGTCAAGCCCAAACGTTACCGCCGCGCACCTATGATTTCCAAGACCGGCGAATTAAGGCGGTGTTAGCGGTGAATCCAATTACCAGTGCCCTCTTTAGCCCGCGATCGCTGGCGCAATTGACTATCCCCGTCATGTTTGTGGCTGGTAGTAATGATACGATCGCCCCCGCGGTGTCTGAGCAAATCTATCCCTTTACATGGCTGACTACGCGCGATCGCTACCTTGCCCTGATTGACGATGCCACCCATTTTTCAACCATTGGCGAAGCTCGGGCCAATGAACCCGTTATGCCGGTGCCTGCTCGCCTTGTGGGGGCCACGCCACCGCGATCACGGGCGTACCTGAAGGCATTGAGCCTAGCGTTTTTGCGCGCTCACCTCCTAGAGGATGAAACGGCGCGCCAGTGGCTTACCCCCGCTGCTGCGTCGGCTCTGAGTATTCCACCCCATTCCCTGAGCTTGACCCACTCCTTGGCAACACCGATGCTGGATACAGCCTTGGATCAATTGGCAGTTACCCGCCGCGATCGCTAAGGGCGGCGACACACATTGGGGCTAGCGCTGCGCCTGAGTGCCATACATCGCCTGCAACACAACCGCAGGGTTCACCAGTTGACCGCGATGCCGCAACGTCCAGTGTAAATGAGGACCGGTGGTTCGCCCTGTCATCCCCACTCGGCCAATGCGCGCCCCCGTGGGTACTCGCTGTCCCTCTAAAATGAGCACTCCCCCTGGGCGATCTACCATGGCGCGGCCTTGGGGGGTTTGCTCAACTCGACCTTTCATGTGGCAATAGACGTGCTCCCATGCCCCTGAACGGATTCGCACCAAGGTGCCACAGGCGGTATCGTCCGAGACTTCAATCACCTGACCTGCCCACCAGTTACGAATGTAACTGCCTTCGGGGGCAGCAAAGTCAAGACCATTGTGGAATTCTGTGGTTGGTTCCCCCGTGGGCGATCGCCGGTAGCCGAAGGGTGAGCTATAGCCCTGAAAATTTTCTACAGGAAATGAAGCATCATTCCAGCGTAAGGTTCCTTGGCTACTATTTTGGGACGGTTGGCTCAGCTTGGGACTGCCCAGCACACCACCAAGGGCGATCGCCAATGCCAGACTGATTCGCTGCCAGTGCATAGTTCAACTCCTCACCATCTCTTTGTGGCTCCTTTTAGCCTACGGCTTTAGACCACTGTTGATGCACACCGTTCCCTATTCTAGGGGCACCCCCTTGTTTTCGCACTCCACCCTTGAAGTTTATTGAGATTTTATTGCAATAATAGGCTAGGGGGATTTAGCCAACCATTGCCCCCGCTGTCCCGATTGCCCCAGATAGCCCTAGGAGAACGCCACCGTGAACCGATTTAGAGGACGTTATCAATGGCAAAAATTGGCCTATTCTACGGCACCCAGACCGGCAACACCCAGATGATTGCCGAAAAGATTCAGACTGCTTTTGGTGGAGCAGACATCGTCGCACTGCACGACATTGCCGATGCCGAACCAGAAGATTTTCGCAACTACAGTTACCTGATTATTGGCTGCCCCACGTGGAATATTGGCGAGTTACAGGCTGACTGGGAGGGATTCTACGATGAGCTAGAGGCAATTGACTTCAGCAACAAAAAAGTGGCCTACTTTGGTGCCGGCGATCAGGTGGGCTATGCGGATAACTTTGGCGATGCCATTGGCATTCTTGAGGCCAAAATTAGTGAGCAGGGCGGCAGTACCGTCGGCTATTGGCCTACCACTGGCTACGACTTTAATGAGTCAAAAGCGCTGCGGGGCAACCAATTTGTGGGGTTGCTCATTGACGAAGACAACCAATCTGAGCTAACGGATCAACGCATCCAACAGTGGGTGGCACAGCTAAGGACTGAATTCGATCTTTAGGCCTGCTGCGGGCAACTCTCTGAAACGGGCGCGAGGGTTGCCTCAATATTCTGATAATGATAATCAGCCTTAAAATACTTAAGGGGGTAGCCATGCTAACTCTTGACCTACGCACCTATGCCGACAAAACTTACCGGCTCCACGATCTACAGCCCAAAGCCTCGGTGCCGCTCCAAGAGCGGTGCTGGCTGGTGCAATCGGGGACAGTAGAGATCAACCTTGTCGATAGCGAGGGAATGCTGTGTTTTGTTGGACTGGCCACAGCGGGCATGGCTATTTTGGGGCTCCCTTCTATTTGCTATGAAATTGAGGCGCTGCAACCGAGCCGCTTGCTCTCCTTTAGCCCTGCTGAGGTAGAGCAGTCGAGCCACCTCCTGCGGCTGTTGTGGGAAGGCCAACAGTGCCGCCAGTACTACAGCGATTTACTGCTGCGGGCAACCCACTACCCCACTGCCCTAGAGCAATTGCACGAGGTGCTGGTTGTCTTGGCGCAGCTCCTTGGCATCAGAACACCGGCAGGGGTGCGGCTGCCCCTGCGGCTGACCCACGCGCGCTTGTCTCACTATACGGGCATTAGTCGCGTGACGGTGACTCGTTTGCTGAAAGAACTGTTACAGCAGCAGCGCCTATCTTGGCAGCGCGATCGCCACTTAACGCTGCCCGCAAGTTGTGTCCCATCACCCCCCATCCTCCCTTGCTCAATAGCGTTGGCGCCAAAAGGTCAGCACTGACCAAAGGCCGGTCAACCAACTGGCAAGAGCCAAAATAAGGAGAATGCCACCGGGGATCATCGTCAGCCAGCCGATGCCACGCAAAACGTACAGACTCAGAAACAGACTAAAACAAACAGCAAAGGTGTAATAGGCAGCGCGCACAGCAAATCGGGTGACGAAGTGTTATAGTTTACTTCGTAATGTAAGGGCATGAGACTTGTCAACAGTGAAAGACTTAGCGTTGATGGGTGATCCCAACATCACAACTTGGTATCTAGAAATGGGTCTGCGGCAGCGGCGCGCTGCCATTCCTGCCCTATCGGTTGTGGATAACTGTGAAGGACCTAGTATGAGCTGATCGGCCTGCAACTTGAGGTTTGCGCCCTTGGCGTAAACTGGGTCGATCAGACGTAGTCAAGCGTTTTATTACATGTCTAACCTCTGAGGGTAGCCAGAAAAAGCTACTGGGGATTCATACCTAGCTTGTAGGACAAGCCATCTCTCCAGCGCAGATGACATTTTTGAGCGCTACCCCTCTGAGAATCAGCAACTCCAGCACAGTTGGCGTGGCGGTTATGTCTGTGAAACAGTCCCCAGCATCACTGGCTGTGCCTGTCTCTATTGTCTTGCGAGGTCAACTATGTCAGCATTTGCCACCCCTATTACCCCCGCTCCGATTCCCGACAACATTAGCCTTACGGATCTCATTGATAACTACTTCACGGCCTATAACTCCGGTCGTTTACGCGAACTGTGCCATCTGCTTGCTCAGCGGGTGCTCCAGCCAGAGGTGACTGTTGGTCTCAGTCTTTCCGGTGCCATGACCCCCACAGGCTTAGGGATTTCTGCCCTAGCGCCCTTAGTACGAGCGGGGTTTATCGACTACATCATCAGTACAGGGGCAAATCTCTACCACGATATTCACTACGCCTTGGGTATGGAACTTTACGCAGGGCATCCGTTTGTAGATGATGTGCAACTGCGGCAGCAGAGCAAGATTCGTATCTACGACATTATCTTTGACTACGATGTGCTCCTAGAAACCGATGCCTTTTTGCGGCAGGTGCTGCGCAGCGAAACGTTCCAGCACCGCATGGGAACTGCTGAGTTCCACTATCACTTGGGTCGCTATGTTCGCGAACTTGAGATCCAGCGGGGGCAACCCCATTCTTGCTTACTGGCAACAGCCTACGAGTGTGGGGTGCCCATTTACACCTCCTCTCCTGGGGATAGCTCCATTGGTATGAATGTGGCGGCGATCGCCCTCGAAGGCTCCAAACTGGTGATTGACCCGGCCATTGATGTCAACGAAACCGCGGCCATTGCCTACTTTGCTCGCGAAGCCGCTGGCGGAACTGGCAAAAGTGCCGCCCTGATCATTGGCGGGGGCAGCCCCAAAAACTTCCTGCTGCAAACCCAGCCGCAAATCCATGAGGTGCTGGGCTTACCTGAACGGGGGCACGATTACTTTATTCAAATTACGGATGCTCGACCAGATACAGGCGGGCTATCGGGGGCGGTGCCGAGCGAGGCTGTTAGCTGGGGCAAAGTGGATCCCCAAGGGCTACGGGATACGGTGGTGTGCTATACCGACAGCACCATTGCCCTGCCGATTCTCACCGCCTACTGCCTCAATCGCTGTCCATCTCGTCCACTGAAGCGGTTGTACGATCGCCGGGGTGAAATGATAGAGCGGTTGCAGGAGCTTTATTTGCAAGCACAACTCCAGCAGAAAGTCCAAGACATCCCCCCCCTGTAGCCACCTATCCCTGTGGCACGCCGATTCGCCGCAGCTAGCCACCCTCTCGGGGGATCTGTGCGGATCCCTCGAAGGCTCGGGCAAGGTTTTCCGGTGTAAAGACCTCCGCCGTAGTGCCGTATGCTAGGATGCTTCGGTTTACAAGGATCACCTGATCGCAAAAGGTGGTAATTGAGGCCAGATCGTGGGTCGAGATCAGAATTGTGCGCCCCGCCTGCCGCTCTGCCAAGAGTAAATCAATGATGAGCTTCTCGGTTTTGATGTCCACCCCCGCAAAGGGTTCATCCAGCAGCAGCACCGCTGCCTCTTGGGCAAAGGCACGAGCTAAGAACATGCGTTTCTTTTGCCCCCCGGACAGTTCGCCGATTTGGCGGTGGCGCAGTGGCCAGAGTTCAACTTGCTCAAGGCTTTGGCGCACTCGTTGGCGGTCGGCTGCCCGCGGTTGCCGCAGCCAGTTCATTTTGCCGTAGCGTCCCATCATGACTACATCCCAAACCCGCAGCGGAAACTGCCAGTCCACGTCTTCGCTTTGGGGCACATAGGCCACAAGGGAACGCCGCTGTACCTGCCGCAGGGGCAGACCATGGATGTGCACTTGACCCCTCACGGGCTGCACAAACCCCATGATGGCCTTAAAGAGGGTGGATTTACCGGCACCGTTCATCCCGACAACGCCACAGATTGTCCCTGCACTGAGTTGCAGCGTGGCACCGTAAAGAGCAATCGTGCGGTGGTAGGCTACGGTAACATTTTGCAGGTCAATGGCGGGCTGGGGAATCATGGTGTGTTTTTTCCAGTGAGGCCGTTAAGGAGGGTGTCAATGTTGTATCTGAGCAACTCTAGGTAGGTGGGGGCATTCCCCCTGGCGGGGAGAGGGAGTCCACATAAAAAATGCCCGCAAAGGTTGCCCCTGACTCGCGGGCTACTTGCTGTTGGGGCGCTGGGTTGACGGTGCTTTCACAAAAAACAGCGGGAATTTTTTGCGCTCGTACCGTGGCGATCGCCTGTGCCATCTGCTGGGGGGTTCCCTGCTGATCAGCGTTCACTGGCCACAGATAAACTTCCTGAAGTTCATAGTCTCGCGCTAGGTAGGAAAAGGCACCCTCACAGGTGACGATATAGCGTTGGTTGGCTGGCAGCACGGCTAACGCTTGCCGCAGTTGTTGATCTAAGGCTTGAATGGCTGCTTTGTAGGCAGCGGCATTGGCGGCGTAGGTGGCGGCTCCCGCCGGATCCAATTCAGTGAAAGCCTTGCGAATATTTTCGATGTAGATCAGGGCATTTTGCGGTGACATCCACGCATGGGGATTGGGCTTCCCTCGGTAGGCATCCGCAGTAATGGGCATGGGCACAACCCCTGCGGTGAGGGTAACCCGTGGTACATTGGGCAAGCTGTTGTAAAAACGATCGCCCCAACGCTCTAGACCTAAGCCATTTTCCAGAATTAGGGCCGCCTGTTGGCCGCGCACCAGATCGCTGGGGGTGAACTCATAGCCGTGAACTTCAGCGCCGGGTTTAATTAGGGATTCAACTCGTAGGCGATCGCCCGCCACCTGCTGCGCCATATCCGCTAATACGGTAAACGTCGTAAGCACTAACGGCCGCTCCTGCGCTTCGGTTTGGGTTTCAGCAACCGGGGCACTGCTCTGGGGCGGAGGGGCGGCACAACCACCCACCAATAACACCCCTACCAATACCCACCGCAAACCAGCCATGCCTTTCATAATTCTTTCATAATTTCAGCCTAGCACAGGCCGGTTAATAATCATGACAAAGAAAAAGAAATCTCTCCCCTTGGAGGGCGATCGCCCCGTCCGATACACTGAGGGGAAGGAGTCCTCGGAGGGAACGGTGAAAAGACACAAACATTGGCTCGGTATTGTCGTTGTTCTGTTATGGCTAGGAACGCTTGTTATCTCTCCAGTACCAGCAGTTGCCCTACCAACGTCCCCGGCCTTGTTCGCACGGCTACCTCAAGGCAATGCCGTCACGGATCCCAAAGCCTTATTACGCCTAGCCTTACCCATTAACAACCCCACCGCCCGGGAGTTGCAAAGCGATCTGGAGCAAATTTCCTTTCTGGTACGCGGTAAGCAATGGTCAAAAATTGCCAGCAACATCAATAAAGCCAAAGCCATTGTGCGCGATCGCGCCGATGAACTCTTGAGCAGTATTGCCCCCGAACAACAGGACAAAGCGAAAGCCCTGCTGGCGGATTTAACAGACTCCCTCGAGCGCCTCCAGACAGCCGCCGAAACCAAAGATCGCAGCCAGCTTCTGCCCGCTAAAGCCGCAGCGCTT harbors:
- a CDS encoding alpha/beta hydrolase, with product MKRYSGNARCSWLLFVITGAVIFGSASFNSSAQAAETIIFRYGFLERSLAVNDLETFVETGAVSAELGAYLRLLPLARRQQLRSALQERLRLAPVAVAQLLYSPLGKELLNQAATIIQTQARHSNTYALRAALITAAADPEGLTALSLIRHYPSRSIRVDLQKGLTILKNFQATIRETETILDVVRQQSVVDEWQQNVPAVQSLLHPGGGRWLEMPWSVEDRSPRRLQLTGQPRTIEVDVYLPLVASQQLVPVVVISHGLGANRHSYRYLSQHLASHGFAVLALEHAGSSTRQLLSFPVGYTSAYAAAQEFLDRPLDVTFVLNHLSEFPEQLHPWQGRLNLEGVAMIGQSFGGYTALALAGARLDFEQLARHCPSNILDSFNVSLLLQCQAQTLPPRTYDFQDRRIKAVLAVNPITSALFSPRSLAQLTIPVMFVAGSNDTIAPAVSEQIYPFTWLTTRDRYLALIDDATHFSTIGEARANEPVMPVPARLVGATPPRSRAYLKALSLAFLRAHLLEDETARQWLTPAAASALSIPPHSLSLTHSLATPMLDTALDQLAVTRRDR
- a CDS encoding M23 family metallopeptidase, which codes for MHWQRISLALAIALGGVLGSPKLSQPSQNSSQGTLRWNDASFPVENFQGYSSPFGYRRSPTGEPTTEFHNGLDFAAPEGSYIRNWWAGQVIEVSDDTACGTLVRIRSGAWEHVYCHMKGRVEQTPQGRAMVDRPGGVLILEGQRVPTGARIGRVGMTGRTTGPHLHWTLRHRGQLVNPAVVLQAMYGTQAQR
- the fldA gene encoding flavodoxin FldA, giving the protein MAKIGLFYGTQTGNTQMIAEKIQTAFGGADIVALHDIADAEPEDFRNYSYLIIGCPTWNIGELQADWEGFYDELEAIDFSNKKVAYFGAGDQVGYADNFGDAIGILEAKISEQGGSTVGYWPTTGYDFNESKALRGNQFVGLLIDEDNQSELTDQRIQQWVAQLRTEFDL
- a CDS encoding Crp/Fnr family transcriptional regulator, which encodes MLTLDLRTYADKTYRLHDLQPKASVPLQERCWLVQSGTVEINLVDSEGMLCFVGLATAGMAILGLPSICYEIEALQPSRLLSFSPAEVEQSSHLLRLLWEGQQCRQYYSDLLLRATHYPTALEQLHEVLVVLAQLLGIRTPAGVRLPLRLTHARLSHYTGISRVTVTRLLKELLQQQRLSWQRDRHLTLPASCVPSPPILPCSIALAPKGQH
- a CDS encoding metal ABC transporter ATP-binding protein; translated protein: MIPQPAIDLQNVTVAYHRTIALYGATLQLSAGTICGVVGMNGAGKSTLFKAIMGFVQPVRGQVHIHGLPLRQVQRRSLVAYVPQSEDVDWQFPLRVWDVVMMGRYGKMNWLRQPRAADRQRVRQSLEQVELWPLRHRQIGELSGGQKKRMFLARAFAQEAAVLLLDEPFAGVDIKTEKLIIDLLLAERQAGRTILISTHDLASITTFCDQVILVNRSILAYGTTAEVFTPENLARAFEGSAQIPREGG
- a CDS encoding metal ABC transporter solute-binding protein, Zn/Mn family, producing the protein MAGLRWVLVGVLLVGGCAAPPPQSSAPVAETQTEAQERPLVLTTFTVLADMAQQVAGDRLRVESLIKPGAEVHGYEFTPSDLVRGQQAALILENGLGLERWGDRFYNSLPNVPRVTLTAGVVPMPITADAYRGKPNPHAWMSPQNALIYIENIRKAFTELDPAGAATYAANAAAYKAAIQALDQQLRQALAVLPANQRYIVTCEGAFSYLARDYELQEVYLWPVNADQQGTPQQMAQAIATVRAQKIPAVFCESTVNPAPQQQVARESGATFAGIFYVDSLSPPGGMPPPT